A genomic window from Salvelinus namaycush isolate Seneca chromosome 21, SaNama_1.0, whole genome shotgun sequence includes:
- the LOC120066130 gene encoding ceramide kinase-like, with amino-acid sequence MEKQPRLLASQLLLKNSLFEVSLNRVLLTWKEIPTKKKRVSGGIHHPFKVGNSHGVSVSEILAVRELDVDSGTKDDGRWQKMPQKSAEAYPYAFTVSYVERARQHRWRCSDVTFHCLEGALCQQWVQTIREQLTALTSRPKHLLVYINPYGGKQQGERIYEQKVAPLFTLASISTHVIVTEHANHARDHLRTEAELKQYDGVVCVGGDGMFSEMVHGLVSRIQRDNGVDQNSPEEKLVPCTLRIGIIPAGSTDCICYATVGINDPVTSALHIIVGDAQPMDVCSVHHNNTFLRYSVSLLGYGFYGDVLADSERKRWMGPARYDFSGFKTFLTHHYYEGTVSFLPATDILGTPRDKTRCRAGCFICQHNGQLYSEDAPEICETDPDVSDSEYKGGWRVIRGKFLAINAASMSCACPRSPKGLSPAAHLADGTTDLILVRKCSRFNFLRHLLRHTSKYDQFDMTFVEVHRVRRFRFTPRYCQSDSELDLRENGKRLFSQICRDHPACSCSPAYSSWNCDGEILPHAAIEVGVHCQLIKLFARGIEEQPVFEDLPNPCAV; translated from the exons GTAACAGTCACGGCGTGTCAGTGTCTGAGATCCTAGCAGTCAGGGAGCTCGATGTGGACAGCGGGACGAAAGATGACGGCAGGTGGCAGAAAATGCCTCAGAAATCGGCTGAGGCCTATCCATACGCATTCACAG TGTCCTATGTGGAGAGAGCGAGGCAGCACCGCTGGCGGTGTAGTGACGTCACCTTTCACTGTCTAGAGGGGGCACTGTGTCAGCAGTGGGTCCAGACCATCAGAGAGCAGCTCACAGCACTGA CCAGCAGACCCAAGCATTTGCTGGTGTACATCAACCCCTATGGGGGCAAGCAGCAAGGCGAGCGTATTTACGAGCAGAAAGTTGCCCCTCTCTTCACCCTTGCCTCCATCTCCACGCACGTGATTG TTACAGAGCATGCCAATCATGCCAGGGACCACCTGAGGACAGAGGCTGAGTTGAAGCAATATGATGG agtggtgtgtgtgggcGGGGACGGCATGTTCAGTGAAATGGTTCACGGCCTGGTCTCCCGGATCCAGAGGGACAACGGCgtggaccagaacagcccggAGGAGAAGCTGGTACCCTGTACTCTGCGCATCGGCATTATACCCGCAG GTTCAACGGACTGCATCTGCTATGCAACTGTAGGCATCAACGACCCTGTGACCTCGGCCTTACACATCATAGTGG GAGATGCCCAGCCAATGGACGTGTGCTCGGTCCATCACAACAACACATTCCTGAGGTACTCTGTGTCCCTGCTTGGGTACGGTTTCTATGGCGACGTGTTGGCAGACAGCGAAAGGAAACGATGGATGGGACCAGCCAGATACGACTTTTCAG GTTTTAAGACGTTTCTCACACATCACTACTATGAAGGGACTGTGTCTTTTCTACCAGCAACTGACATATTGGGAACTCCACGAGACAAGACCAGGTGTAGAGCTGG GTGCTTCATATGCCAACACAACGGACAACTGTATTCCGAGGATGCCCCAGAGATTTGCGAGACTGATCCAGATGTTTCAGACAGTG AATACAAAGGGGGGTGGCGGGTGATCAGAGGGAAGTTCCTGGCCATCAACGCGGCCAGTATGAGCTGTGCCTGTCCCCGAAGCCCCAAGGGCCTGTCCCCCGCTGCCCACCTCGCTGACGGCACCACCGACCTCATCCTCGTACGCAAGTGCTCCCGATTCAACTTCCTGCGCCACCTGCTACGCCACACCAGCAAATACGACCAG TTTGACATGACCTTTGTAGAAGTGCACCGTGTGCGGCGCTTCCGCTTCACGCCGCGCTACTGCCAGAGTGACTCCGAGTTGGACCTGAGGGAGAATGGCAAGAGGCTCTTCAGCCAGATCTGCCGAGACCACCCGGCCTGCAGCTGTAGCCCTGCCTACAGCAGCTGGAACTGTGACGGCGAGATCCTCCCCCATGCTGCCATTGAAGTCGG AGTGCACTGCCAGTTGATCAAGCTGTTTGCGCGAGGGATCGAAGAGCAGCCTGTGTTTGAGGACCTTCCCAACCCGTGTGCAGTATAG